Part of the Phacochoerus africanus isolate WHEZ1 chromosome 8, ROS_Pafr_v1, whole genome shotgun sequence genome is shown below.
TCTGGTGGAACTCCAACTCTGGCAGGGGCCCCCGTCCACCCCCCAGCCCGCTCTGGGCCCCTGCTGACCAGCACCTGCTGACCATGGGCCCCTGCTCAGCTGCCCCTCTCCATCCCCAACAGGCCTGGCAGGTCCCTCAGGACCACTGGGCTCAGCACCGCCCCCCAGAGTCCTTACTGGAAGGAGGGGGGCCGGGAGTCCCCGATGCCACCCGTCCGCTCAAGAGGTGGGGGCAGGTCCGCATGGCCGTCAGTGCCCTGAGACCCTGTGTCCAAGTGTGCACCCTCGGCCAGGACCAGCTGCAGAGGAGAGCGAGGACTCAGGGACGAGGCTTCCAGGCCACCCCAGCAGGGCCCCGGGCACAGGTGTCCAGCCTCCTGCAGACTCACCCAGGAGACCACGCGGCCGTTGAAGCAGGGCAGCTTGGCATTATCGTCAGAGATCTCCTCCTTCACCACCCTGTGGGCAGACACAGTCGTGAAGCTGCCACCCTGGGGGCTGCCCCCTCTGTGGCCAGCAGGCGCTGGAGTAAGGCCCCCAGCTGGCCTGGGGCATGTGCCACCTGGGGTCCAGCCACAGGCCCAGAGGTCAGTCCCTGTGGACGCCCTGGTCCGGCACATTCCCTTCCTGGGAAACTCCAGCATCCTTCCAAGGACTCAGGGGGCACAGACACTCGACCCCCCAGCAGCAGATCACAGCCTAGGGCTCCGTGGAACAACCCACCCTGCGTGGTGCCTGCGCCCCCGGAGTGTGGATCTGGAGGGTGGGGCCCGCCCCACGGGCCCAGAACAGAACCCGGTTCGCATGGCGGAGGGCCACGGCACAAAGGGACCCCTGGACACAGGCAGGCCAGGGTGCCCGGCACACGGACCCACAAGCCCACACACGCAGAGGCATGCCCGTCGGCAACCAGGGACACAGAAGCAGATGCCACTCATTGCACCAGCCCAATGCAAGACCTGGAAAAGTAGGCTTAGGGCCAGCTGGGCCCACAAGAAGGCTCAGGTCCTGGAGGTCAGCGAGCCCCACTAGCCACTGCCCAGAAGCTAGCCCTGGCCTGTCCCCAGCCGGGTGAGCCTGAGGGGTGGGAAGGGCAGGTCGCAGAGGGCCAGGGCAGCACCCACTGGGAAGGAGGCTAGTGACCCTGGGGTCAGAAACAGGTTCGGGAGGTCTAGGCATCAGGTTCAAAGGAGTGAggagggcagcaggggaggggctgtggggcaggGTAGGGcaggctgtggccgtggccgtggccccGCACATCCCGTACTGCAACCTCCTGGAGGCCAGGGGGGAAGCAGGGCAGGCAGGGCGGGGCCTGCAGCGGGAAGGGCCCCGGCGCCCGCCCCCTGGAATCCGCCCTGCCCAGCGTGCAGACGTCTACACCTGGGACTGGGGCCCAGTGCAGAAAGAGGAGCCAGAGACCAGGCAGGAAACAGCCTCACAGCCTGCTAGGCCTGGACCCCTCCACTTGGCTGGTCCCAGGCCGCAGCAAGGGCAGGAGTCCCCCGCAGAGCCGACACACCACCTCCCACCAGGGAGCAGGGCCCTTGGGGCAGAGTGGATGTGGAGCAGATGGGGCCCGTCTGGAGGGGGAGGGCACTGCCGGGGGCTACGGTGAccacctgccccccgcccccggccagccacacacacacaataaggGGGACACCCTGGTAGATGAAAAGAGCCACTCCTTGGACCCCTCCTCTCCCCAGTGACGAGCAGACCAGCCCAAGATTCAACTGAGAAAGCTACACAGAGAGCTGTCACCACGGGAAGACCTGGGTGGCCTGGGGACACCTAGGGTCCTGCCCAGCTGCAGCCAACATACAAGGGACTGCAGCAAGCCCTCCTGGGCACCCAAGCAGCCACAGACCCAGGAGGGACCTGGTGCCCGCTTCACGGCCCAGGGAGCCCAGACAGCCACCTCcgctgcacccccgcccccaccctttGTGACTCATCCTTGGGGCCTGCCTGGCACCCTTGAGGCAGGCACCCCAGGCTGGGGGACCCAGGAGCACCCCAAGGCCCCAGTGCCCATGCAGTCAGTGCCCAAAGATGGCCATCCCCCAGGGCTGCCTGAAGCCTCCACATACCCACCCACCCAGGCAcacccctcccaggccccccTTTGCTGGCCCTCTGTGGCTGAGAAACACCCCTCCCAGCCTGTGCAGGACAGCGTCCTGCTCCCTGGAGGTTGGGGCACTGAGGGGCAGCTAGGCTGGGACAGCAGGGAGGGGGGGGCAGGTGTCCAAGCCCCCAGGAAAAAGGGTACGGGGTGTGCAGTGCTGCCCACCCCCGCCAATGGCCAGGAAGAGGGACAGGGTGGGATCCAGGGAGACCTGGGCTGTGCACAGGAGAGGCCCCCAGACCACCCTGGGCTCCCTCCCAGGTGGGGCCTCAGCAGGCAGGAGCGCAGGCCTTGGGAGCAGTGGTTGATGAAGGCACTGACCCTCGGGCTGGCTGCCCAGGGACACCCCTATTGGCACCTTGCCcccaacctcagagttcctggcGAGATCCCAGTTAACATCCAACTTGGGATGCCCAGCCCCACCCGCCGCCCTCGCAGACTCGCCCCAGTGAGGAATCTGCTCGAAGTGGGGCCCTTGGAACAAAGCCAGGGGCCAGGAGGACCCCTGGGCCCCCAGAGGCCACCGCACACCACAGCCGGCCCTTCCCGACCGGGTGGCCCCAACTGTGTCCCCATGAGTTGGGGGTCCTCAGCTCCCACAGAGCCTTCATCTGTCCCCTCACTGTCTCCTGACCAGCTGAAGGCTCCAGGGTGAGGGGTCCCAGTCCCAGTCCTCCACGACCTGCCGCGGGCTCTGGGGGTCACAGGTCTAGACTTTCCCGAGCCCAGCGGGCTGAGCGGCAGCGGTAGAGGGGGACCGCGGGCCTTCTGGGCCAGGCCAAGCACAGCACCCCCACACCACCCAAAACCATGACAGGTGGCCCCACAGACTGGAGCTCCTGGCCCAGACGCCAAGGAGCCAGGGCCACCACCAGACAGATGGCTTCATGCCAAGTGCAGCCAGGCCTGGAACCAGCAAAGCGGCCCTAGTGCCAGAAACCTGTGACCAAATGCCCTCAACCTCTGCCCCTTGGCCCCAAGGCCAGGCCAAGCCCCTCCTTGCACCAGCACCGGCCCACCTCTGGGCcagcccaccccaggcccagagaCCCTCCCCAGCTTTGCTAGGACACAATAGCTGTGACCTGCATAGGAAAAGTGGGAAGTGGGTACAGGACTTGCCGCCCATTTGGTCAAAGAGGCCCACGGGGAAGAGAGGGGGTCGGCCCAGagcatgtggctgtggccacacCTCAGGCTCCCACAGTGGCCTGAGGGGTTGGGGCAGGATGCCCAGGCTCACCTGGCGCTCCTCACAGTCCCCTCTCCTGAGACAGCTtctgccccagcccagccaggACCTACACTCTCCACAACCTCCAACTACATCCACTAGGTATCCAGGACGAGCCTCCAGTTCTGGTTTATACTAAAGTGTGAACGACTAGCCAGCTCCTCCAAGAGAAAACTTATTCCACTGAATAAACGACTTTACAGAATAAATAAGAGCTGGAGCTCTGCAGGTAGATCTTAGCatggtggaggaggaggctgaTCCTCTCCAAGGGTCCCCTGAGGCCAACAGCCCACAAACCAGAGATCGGGGTGGGGGATAAGATGAGCTTTCCAAAGTCACCCCAAACCTTCCCTCTGTCCCAGCCCCATCTGCCAGCCTGCTCTTATTCCCTCCCCCACATTCCAGACATGCTCAGATGACCTGAAGAACTCCTACTCATGCTTTAGGACCCAGATCTGCCCGCCCACTGTCCTCCTAGGCCAGGGAACCCAGGTCCTCCAAGTCCTCCAGGAGGCCCGGCCTCTGCTGGGAGAACACGTTGAGCAAGACAGGGGTCTCGGCAGCTTAGTGGCTCTCAGACACAGGAGCAGGGTCAGACCCCTCAGGATGCAGCCCGGATCACGGTCCAAGGGCAGCAAGCTGGGGGGCTGGGCACATGCCTGGCCACGCACTCCCTGCTGGCTTCAGTTTGTGACAGAGCACGTGCGACTTGAgcgatttttattaaaataatcaagTTAAAAACGAAACACTTTCACATACCCGATGTTAACACCCAAAGCAGGCCAGACCCAGAGAAGATGGGGCGGCCCAGCGAGGTCCATGCTGGGATCACATGCCCTTAAATGATGCCCTACCCTGTGGAGCCCAGCTTGGGCCCAGCAGGGCGGGGGGCACCGAGATTTCCGAGGCTGTCCCAGACACACCCTCCCGTCTCTGCCTCTCCCTCGTGCTGGGCAGGCCCAAGAGAGTCCAGTTGTCCACACGGCCCTCAGGCCTCCCTGAGAGCCACACAGCGGCCTCAGCTTGACTTGACCTGGGCCTGCAAACCGCAGAATCCAGGAAACAGCCTCAATGTCAAAGTCCCAAGGCGCAGCCACACACAAGGACACGGGCTGCCCGAGGGCGCCCAGGCACACCTGCTCGGCCCATGAAGCCTCTGGGTGCCCCCCCAGCACTGCTGAGCAGGGGACTCAGGTTACCCGTGGCTGTGCCGGGTCAGGCCTCTGCTCACCACTCACTGTTCTAGAGGCTCAGCCGCCCCGCACAACTGAGAAGTCCCCTTGGCCAGGACAGCCACTGCTAAGTGCAGACATAGGGACCCTGACCCAGAGGCTGCTCCAGGAACCCAAGGGCTGTGTGGCTCAGCACAGACAGAGGCCCTGCGGCCAGCAACCCCAGGACAGGCCCATGGTCACTAGTGACCCCTGACCTCTGCCCTGTCCTGAGGACTCTGGAGACCAAGAGGAGGCTGTCTCGAGCCTCCAGAAACTGCTTCAAACCCCAGAAGACAGACTTGTATCCCTGTCCAGATCATCTCATTTCCCCCTTGCTAACTAGGGGACCCACTGGGTGGCTGCCCCCCACTCCAACCCCTTCCACGGGACACTCCGACACTCCTCTGACCCGAGTCCCACGAATCTCAGGCTGTCCAGGTCATGCCTAAGCACCTGCCCTCCACAGAAGGGAGACAGCGAGCGGGCCCTGACTCTGGCAGATGCCAAGGTGGGCTTCCGGAGACCTCCACCACTGCAGGTCATACACACTCAGGACAGGAGGGGAGCCACGAGGAGGGCTGGAGTGGAGAAGCTAGGATCCCCGCCTGCCCACGGGTCAGAGCTCAAAGGCTCCCGGGCAGGCAGGGGCCTGGGCGGCCCCTGCTCAGGGTACAGACAGGTAGGACACACCGCAGCGGCGCGCGCGGGCACAGCCCCAGGATCCCCCTGCCCTGCCGGGCGCAGACAGGTGCCGACACGCGCGCCCACGCACAGGCCGCGAGGCCCACTGACCCGAAGTCCTGGTCCATGGACTTGAAGAAGAATTTGTAGGCGTGCACCGGCCGGTTGCTGAGCACGTTCTTGAAGTCGGCCAGCGTGACGCGCTCGGGCGCCACGGGCAGCTTGACCAGGTACGGCGTCTCCTCCTCGTCCATGTGATAGATGATCTTGGTCTCCGCCATGGCGCGGCGCTCAGGCCCGGCCCGGGCCTCGGACACGGGCGCctccccgccgcccgcccgcccgcccgcgcccGGCCCGCGCGCcgccgcccggcccggcccggccgcgACCAggcccccgcgcccccgcccagCCGCCCgggccccgcccgccccgccggcCTCGGCCCCGGCCCCGCGCGCGCCCCGGCTGCTGCCCCGCCGCCCGAGGCCGCCCATGCGCCCCCGGCCCGGGACGCAGGCAGGGAGGGCGCGCGGCCCGCCGCGTCCGtgcgccccgccgccgccgccgccgccccctcgGGCCGCGCGTTAAAGGGACCGCGGGCCCGGCTGCGCGCGGCCGCGGGGGGCGCCCGAGAGCGGCCGGCCTGACGTCACCGGCCGCCCGCGGCAGGGGGCGGAGCTGCGCACGCGCGGGCGGGGCGGagcgcgcggggcggggcctcTACTCCTGCGTCGCGGCCCGGCTCCCCCCGCCCGCGCGCCCGGCGCCCACCCGGCGGCCGGGCTTCCAGCCCGCGAGTCCTGGCGCTCGAGCCGTCGGCGGCCGGGGCCGCGCGGGGcggggaggaggtgggtggggacCCTCCGGAAGCTCCGCACCCCGTCTGCACGTCGCGCAGCCGCCTGGGGCCCTCGGAGGGCTTCCGCCCGGCCGCGCTGCGGGCCTCCCTCTCTTCGGAGTCCGGAGGCGCCCTGGTCACATCCGCGGGCGGCGGGGGGCACCGCGGGAAGCCGAAACTTCTCAGATCCGCGCTAGAACCGAGGCCACTCCGTGTTGCGCCCCCGCGCCAGCTCGGAACAGGCGCCCCTTCTGCGTAGTCGCACGGAGGCTCCGAGAAACACGGGCCAAGTGAATACCGGTGCCCTTGTGGACGCGGGAGTGCGGGCGTGAGCACGCGTAGGTGACGCTCGGGCTACAGCGGGGCTCGTGGGCAGCTGTGCCCGCGCAGGGGCACAGTGCTCTGGCAGCCCGTGTAGGGATTGTTTCCCCCGGCTGCTGACAGGAAGAGCCGGAGTTTGCCCACGAGGCCCTGAGTCCGGGCGAGGGACCACCCCTAGGTGAGCCTAGGCCAGGGGTCCTGACCTCCTTTCCCCTATGCTCTCGGGGCTCCGTGAGGTCGCACCCACGCAACCAAGCCTGGGCCTTCTCCCCTCAGGCCTTGCTTCCCCAGAAGGGAATTCAAGGGAGCCAGTCAGGGTGGCCTTAGATGGCCCGCCCCGGCTTTCTGCCAGGTGTTCAGGAAAGGAGGGGGATGGTCCCCACCCTGGAGCCTTGCTGTCCCACCTGACCACCTGCTGCTCAGCCCATGAAAGTCAGTGACTGGTGCCCCAGCCACCTTAGGAGTTACAGACACTTTGCTACTCTGCTGTCCATCCCCTGCTCACTGGTGACCTGGAAGCAGGACTGCTCTTCCCCGGCTCACGAAGCGCCCGccacccccgacacacacacccTGGGACCTGACAGTAATAAATTATGTGACTCCTTTGTGGGAGGTCTTGAAACCGCACCTTCATCAAAACACCCTACCCGAAAAGTTTCCACCTCCCCAGGGTGGGAGCTCTGATTGCAGAAGGCTTTGGAGGATGGGCTCAGGCTGGGCTCATGGTCAGAGAAATAGGCTTCTTCCTGCCTCGCCCTGTCTGCTCCTGCCAACACCCCTTCGGAGGACTCTCCTGCCACCggcttcctcccttttcttctctacATCTAAGCCCATTCTGGCATCTGCGTCTCTTCTCAGAGGACAGAATGTCTTCTGTCTCCACATCCACCaacctgctcccctccccacacccaggTAAAGCCTCAGAAGACAACCTGGAGCTGCTTCACAGTCAGGAATAAGCACGTACAACCAGCTCTGATGCCGCCCCTCCCCGGACACCCAGACCTTCCACTCAAAGGGAGATGCGTGATGGGAATGAGTGATGACAGCAGGACTTCAGATGAAGGGAAGCGCTTTGGGGTCCCCAGACTCTGCCCCCCTGGGAGATGGGGGGAGCTACAGAAGCATATATGGAGCCAAGTCTAAAAGTCAGATGTGGTCTTTATTGTGATGGTGGCAGTTCCCTAGGATGAGCAGACGTGGGAGGCAGGAGTGGCAGGACTGGCCACTCCCAAGCCACCCTCACTCCCTCCTGtccgcagccaaaaaaagaagtcagatgAGGCCTCATCCCCGGactctggggcagggaggggcttaAGGGAAGAGGGTCAGGGTCAAAAGTCACACAAAGGCGTTCCCATTCTGGCAgagcggaagcgaatccaactagcatccatgaggacacaggttcggtcccaggcctcgctcagtggtttaaggatctggcgtggtataggttgcagacacggctgggatcccgagttgctggggctgtggtgcaggccagcagctgtagctccaatcagacccctcgcctgggaacctccatatgctgtgggtgtggccctaaaaagcaaaaaagaaaaaaaagtcacgtGGAGCCCAGTGACTGTCAAGGCAGCTTGATGGAAACAGGGCTGGGGAAGGGTGGGAGGCAGAGACggggccccagggcagccccaggTGGCTGGACACAGCGCAGAGGGACACCACCCGGGATGCACAGCCCTCATCCCATGCAGAGCCCTCGGCAGGGCAGCCTGGCTGGTAAAGGAAGGGGTGGGAGTGCCAGCCCTGCGGCTGACGCCAGCTCCAGGAATCCCCACCAAACCCCCTCCAAGAGTGccttcctgcccttccccagctctgcgggcagaggccaggagagcCTGGGGACTTGGTGCACATCAGTGGGGTCTGGGCTGTGCCAGGAGGGAAGGGCATGGGCCAAGGGCGGCCACAGGGGGCATGGCTGCAGCCCCGGCAGAGTCCCAAGGAGCCCACTCTTGGGCGTGAGGAGAGGCGTCTAGAGGCAGCCTCCTTCGGCACGAGTCCGAGCCAAGTTCCAGGACAGCGGGACCAGCCGCTGGAAGGGGGGCCAGGTATGGGGTCAGGAGTCCTCTGAGGTGGACAGACAGGAGTTGGCAGAGCTGCTGGCCCAGCCAGGAGCCCAGGATCACCTTATCTGCAGTGCTCCTTCCTGAATTCTGGAAGCCAAGGAAACGGGTGGGTGTCTGTCCTCTGTCCCTCTCCCAAAGGGAGACAGGGCAGACATCCAGCAGAGCTGTGAACGTCTGCCCTCGGGGTTCCcagcgggtggggtggggaatggcCTGCTCTGAGATGGGCAGGGGTCTCTCCCTCACCTGGACTCACCTTTGTCCAAGTCGATgttcttggggggcggggggctatGGACCAGCTCAGCCCTCTCCTTGAGGATGTTGTTTTTGTAATCTGGTGCAGGGGGAGAGCAGGGTGAGCAgctccccctcccgcccccagatgtgccccccctgcccccaccccaggcctgggagccaCAGTCTGCCCTTTGGGGTCCTCACCGAGTTGGATGTTCTCACTCCTGTAAAGAGCCTGGTCCCCTGTGGCCACAGCAAATTCCGCCACGTTCACGTCCTTCCTGGAGCGGGAGGGTGGTGGAGTTTAGGGCAGAGGGCATCTGATCTACTGGCTCCCGGGAGAGCTGGGTGGGGCACTCACCCCTTTGACTTGGACTTCTTGTCGGAGTATTCATAGCCTGGGGAGGGAGACTCCAGTTGGGGGCAGTGTCGCCCCgctccccagctcccccagccctgAGGAACTCTCCCAGCCCCGAGTGCGCCACCACACCCCAGGTCCCGCCACTGGCCAGGAAAGCCCTTGCATCCCCGAgccgccccccgccgccgccaccccTGTTCACCTCCGCGGCGGCGCTGTCGGGTGGCCAGGACCACAGTGATGAGCAGCAGAATGAAGAGCAGCAGGGTGGCCAGTACGTAGCCCAGCTGCTGGAAGAAGTGTGCCCGGCCCTCGGGGACGATGACGTTGATGACGCTGTGGCCGCGTGCCAGCGTGGGGTCTGCGGGGACCGTGCGGGAGCGGTGTCAGGGAGTGCGCATCGCGACTCGGGCCTCCCCGCGGCGCCGCGGGCCCCCATCCCCTCCGCCAACACACAAGTCCCAGATGTGGgacaggagctgggggagggcgaGGGGGGGGCGGCCCGCCGACCCCCGGGCCCGCGGAAGTTTCCTCGGCTGGTAGGGGCCCCCCCTGCACCTGGGCCGGGCGCGCCGCCGTGGCTGGAGCCGTTGCCCGGCGAGTCCCGCGGGGGCGGCTCGGCGGCGGGCTCGGTAACTCTCAGGTGGAAGATGCGGCGCTCGTGCAGGCCGCAGTAGtggtggtgcaggtggcaggagTAGGTGCCTTCGTCTGCGGGCTCCAGCGGGTCGATGCGCAGCGAGAAGTCGCCACGCGCGAAGGCGTCCGCCCCGACCGCCACGCGGTCGCGCAGGAAGGGCGGCCCGTAGGCGCGGCGCTCACCCGACGCGTACAGGTCGAGCAGGCGGTCGGCGCGGTCGTGTGGCACCCCGGGCGGCTGCCGGTCCCAGTGCACCACCTGCTGCGCCTCCTCCAGGTGCCGGTCGGTCCACACGTGCGCGCGGTTCACGCAGGTCAGCAGCGCGGGCCCGCCGCGCTCCACCACCAGCACCTCCTTCTCGCCCGTCCAGTGCGCGCCGGcggcctgggctgggggagcaAGTCGGTCAAGGATCCTGGGCCAGAAGAGGGGCGTCCGGGCGGCAGGGGTGGGTGCGCGAGCAAGGGGTGGCACACTCACGGTTGTCGGTGACCAGGAGTTGTACGGCCAGGCTCTCGTAGAGGTGACAGTAATGgtgatgcaggttgcaggtgTACAGCCCCTCGTCTGTCTCCTCCACCGCTACGCACCGGGAGAGCCCCGCCGTGAGCTCGCGCCCCGGCTCCCTGCCCGAGCCCCCCAGCCCCCGGAGCCCCCGAGCCCCCGCCGCGGTTCTGCGGCCCCTACCGCGGATGAGCAGCGAGAAGTTGCCGTCGTGGAAGGCGGAGGGAGGCAGCTGCAGGCGCCCGCGGTCGCGCGGCTTGTACACGCGCTGCTCGCCGGCCGAGTACATGTCCACGAGTCGGCGCGTGGGGCCGCCGGCCGGGCCGCCGCTGAGGTCCCAGTGGACCACGCGCTGGCGGTCAAGCAGCCGGTCTTGGGTCCACACCATGCGCGGGCTCTGGCAGCGCAGCACGGCGCGGGCTCCCGCTGCCCAGCTCACTGCGGACTCGGACACCACAGAGCTGTCGGGCCCAGACaggcctggtggggagggggggtgtcacTGGAGGAAGGGTGAGACCCGAGGGGACAGGTACAGGGCAGGGTTAGCAAGGCAGCAGGAAGACCCACCCGGCTCCCAGGGGAGGATGGTCACTAACCTGAGGACAGAAGGACAGCAGAGCCTGGAAAGAGAAGTCTGAGTCTCACTGGGAAGCGGGACCTGAGACCTGACATCGTGGtcacccacccacacccccccGCGTGGCTCCCTGGGTTCCTTCTCTAGTCCTCACTGAGGTCGGTGCCAACGACACCCTCTTAGCAGGTGGGATAAACCTAGAGGAGCCAGGAGGACACAGACAGGGgtctccttccccccacccctcccaggcccccaccTCATCCTCACAGCAGCCTGCCCTTCTGGAGGTGGGTGGTTAGGCCAGGGTCCGACCCTGCCCAGGCCAGCTCTGGAGCGTGTGCTCGTCCCTAAGGGCCACTCTCAGGAATGGTGGCCACCGTCACTGCAGCGAAGccacagagcccagggcctgACACCTCAGGAGGGTGTGGGGGCTCCTGCATGGGCATGTCTGGTGCGGCACCTGCCAAGGAGCAGACCACACGAGCCCTCCGAGCCCTCCGGGGTCCTCAGACCTCTGGCGCCCCtcccggggcggcgggggggctcTAAGTCTTCCTAAAGGTTTTCGGCTCGAGAAGGCTGGACGTGGGGAGTGACCCCACCATTTGCCACCCCACAAGCCAAATTCCTGCTCCAGAGATGTGGCCAAGCGCCCAGACGGGACAGAGGAATGCGCCGGGTCAGCAGGCCGGCCTTGGGTGGGGGCTCAGGGGCATGGGAGtcacggggtgggggggttgctCTGGAGTAGACCCCTCGAGCCCCACTGTTCCCAAGCCCTCTCCATCCCCCGACCGCTCCCCTCCTGACAGACAGGCTCCCTCTTCCTcgggagagggagctgggaggaggcacCATGCTTCAGCCCCCTTGGCTTCTGTCCCAGAGTCCGCATCCTGCCCCCCATGCCGCGTGCCGTGAGGGGAGCTCTGTGAGGGGGGTCTGACCTAGGACCTCCTcccctcctgggccctgggggccTGATCGCGGTGAGCGGCTCCCTCTGAGGCCCCCTAGAGCCATCCCCTTCCTGGCAGGGGCGTCCCCCTTACCCGGGGCTTGAGCCCCAAACAGACTCCCTCGGACCCTGGCCGCTCAGACTCACTCTGCAGAAGCACAAGTTGCCAGAGAAGGACCGGGGACCGCAGCTCCATGGCGCCTGCCTGGCCCGCCAGCTGCTTTGTCTCCCGAGCTCTAACTCTCCCGAAAAACAGcccggcccctcctcctccccttcctcagcACCCGCCTTGACATCACGGAGCCCTGGGCCTGTTGCAGTCTGCAGCCCGCCCCTCTGCTCCTGCCCAGCCCCCGGGCCTCCCCCCATCCTTAGCTGCCCTGGTGGGAGGGGCGGGACCTCGGCCACTGTGTCCCAGAGGGTGAGGGGAGCGAGCCCAGACCTGGCCCCCTCTCTGGTCCGGGAGGGGGCGGCAGTGGCCCAGCCCTCGGAGCGGCAGAAGGGCCTGAGGGCATGCCAGTGTCCTGTGGGTGTCTGTGACATATGGGGCCCTTCTGGGGCCGCTGCCAATCTGGGGTTCTGGGGTTCTGGGCTGAGCACGCCCTCAGACCCAGCTCTCTAGGGAGACCCTGGCTCAAGGCGTTGCCCCACACGGGCAGCCCGTGGGGTTCAAGGCGGCCCTGCCACAGGCCCTCAGAAAGGCATCCTGGGGCCAGACCACCAGCCCCTCCTCTGGGAAGTGGGGCGAGAGCAGCTCCCACCAGGGGGGGCAGGGAACAGGGGCCCTGCAGGCGGCCTGAGGGGCACTGATGTCCACCAGAGGGCCAGCCAGGAGATGGGAGGCGTGGGACCCCTGTCCCaacgcccccaccccacctgccaccGCCAAGGGTAGAGCCTGGTGTCCATGAAACGCCGCCCAGACCCGGCCACAATGCTCCTGggagcaccccaccccccccccagaggggaggagaggaagggcctTCCCAACCGAAGCACAAATTTGAAGCTCTGGGAAAGCTTACAAGtcacataaacaaatgggaaataACAGAGCACGCGCTCTGTACCAAACCCACCCTTTCTAGTTAAGCAAACctcaaaaaagggggaaaaaaaatctaccaagcAACCACAAAAACCCACAGTGCATTTTTGAGACTCTGCCCATTCGGATTGAGTTATGGTCACAGCACCATCCCAGCTGCCCGGAGCCTCACTCTCCAACCCGCCCTGGTCCCAAGTCCTCAGCTGAGCAAGGAGCCTGACCCAGCCAGACtcctggggaaggggaagagacTGCTGCAGCAGCCAGAGGGAATGAGGGGTGACAACAGGTCGGACTGGCTGCAAGgacgccccacccccagcctaacGGACAGACGAGTCCTCGAGTCCTCGGCAGGATCCAGGCCCTGGGAGGCGGAGCCCCGTTTCCAAACTGGAATCGGGACCTGTCTCCCTATCCCACCCCACTCCTCCCTGGGCCTTGCATTCTGGAAAAACAAGCCCTGCCTGGCTGGCCTTGAGGCCTGGCCTCTCCTCCTGTTTTTCTAACTGGTTTGTATTAGTGCCGGcggcctccctcccagcccttctccctcctccaggcccccgCCCACgtctgtctctccctctgctGCTGTCTCCAGCTCGGCCCTGTTCCTCCTCCAGCTGCCAGGCTGTCTCTCCTCCATGGAGAGATGTCCAAGCAGCATGGCGGGAGGCAGAGATGGCCCAGGTCCGGCCCTCCAGCCTGGAAGGGGA
Proteins encoded:
- the MXRA8 gene encoding matrix remodeling-associated protein 8 isoform X4; amino-acid sequence: MVWTQDRLLDRQRVVHWDLSGGPAGGPTRRLVDMYSAGEQRVYKPRDRGRLQLPPSAFHDGNFSLLIRAVEETDEGLYTCNLHHHYCHLYESLAVQLLVTDNPQAAGAHWTGEKEVLVVERGGPALLTCVNRAHVWTDRHLEEAQQVVHWDRQPPGVPHDRADRLLDLYASGERRAYGPPFLRDRVAVGADAFARGDFSLRIDPLEPADEGTYSCHLHHHYCGLHERRIFHLRVTEPAAEPPPRDSPGNGSSHGGAPGPDPTLARGHSVINVIVPEGRAHFFQQLGYVLATLLLFILLLITVVLATRQRRRGGYEYSDKKSKSKGKDVNVAEFAVATGDQALYRSENIQLDYKNNILKERAELVHSPPPPKNIDLDKGESRIQEGALQIR
- the MXRA8 gene encoding matrix remodeling-associated protein 8 isoform X3; this translates as MELRSPVLLWQLVLLQSLSGPDSSVVSESAVSWAAGARAVLRCQSPRMVWTQDRLLDRQRVVHWDLSGGPAGGPTRRLVDMYSAGEQRVYKPRDRGRLQLPPSAFHDGNFSLLIRAVEETDEGLYTCNLHHHYCHLYESLAVQLLVTDNPQAAGAHWTGEKEVLVVERGGPALLTCVNRAHVWTDRHLEEAQQVVHWDRQPPGVPHDRADRLLDLYASGERRAYGPPFLRDRVAVGADAFARGDFSLRIDPLEPADEGTYSCHLHHHYCGLHERRIFHLRVTEPAAEPPPRDSPGNGSSHGGAPGPDPTLARGHSVINVIVPEGRAHFFQQLGYVLATLLLFILLLITVVLATRQRRRGGYEYSDKKSKSKGKDVNVAEFAVATGDQALYRSENIQLDYKNNILKERAELVHSPPPPKNIDLDKGESRIQEGALQIR
- the MXRA8 gene encoding matrix remodeling-associated protein 8 isoform X1, with amino-acid sequence MELRSPVLLWQLVLLQSSAVLLSSGLSGPDSSVVSESAVSWAAGARAVLRCQSPRMVWTQDRLLDRQRVVHWDLSGGPAGGPTRRLVDMYSAGEQRVYKPRDRGRLQLPPSAFHDGNFSLLIRAVEETDEGLYTCNLHHHYCHLYESLAVQLLVTDNPQAAGAHWTGEKEVLVVERGGPALLTCVNRAHVWTDRHLEEAQQVVHWDRQPPGVPHDRADRLLDLYASGERRAYGPPFLRDRVAVGADAFARGDFSLRIDPLEPADEGTYSCHLHHHYCGLHERRIFHLRVTEPAAEPPPRDSPGNGSSHGGAPGPDPTLARGHSVINVIVPEGRAHFFQQLGYVLATLLLFILLLITVVLATRQRRRGGYEYSDKKSKSKGKDVNVAEFAVATGDQALYRSENIQLDYKNNILKERAELVHSPPPPKNIDLDKGESRIQEGALQIR
- the MXRA8 gene encoding matrix remodeling-associated protein 8 isoform X2; its protein translation is MELRSPVLLWQLVLLQSSAVLLSSGLSGPDSSVVSESAVSWAAGARAVLRCQSPRMVWTQDRLLDRQRVVHWDLSGGPAGGPTRRLVDMYSAGEQRVYKPRDRGRLQLPPSAFHDGNFSLLIRAVEETDEGLYTCNLHHHYCHLYESLAVQLLVTDNPQAAGAHWTGEKEVLVVERGGPALLTCVNRAHVWTDRHLEEAQQVVHWDRQPPGVPHDRADRLLDLYASGERRAYGPPFLRDRVAVGADAFARGDFSLRIDPLEPADEGTYSCHLHHHYCGLHERRIFHLRVTEPAAEPPPRDSPGNGSSHGGAPGPDPTLARGHSVINVIVPEGRAHFFQQLGYVLATLLLFILLLITVVLATRQRRRGGYEYSDKKSKSKGKDVNVAEFAVATGDQALYRSENIQLDYKNNILKERAELVHSPPPPKNIDLDKEFRKEHCR